The DNA sequence TTTGCAGGGTTACTCGCGGGCGTTCGGCGACAAGACTCCAGCCGAGGTCAAAGCGATCATGGATAAGGCCGGACCGGATGGTAGCCGAGTCGCCGACGTCTTCCAGCTGGCGTCAAACGAGAACATCAAGACAGGCCTACCGGAAACGCAGCCACCCTCTATTGACGGACCCGCCAGCGGCGGCAAGCACGCGCTACCCGACGGCATCCTCAAGGTGCTCGACGGACCCGCGATGACTCAGCCCATGAGTTCCGGTGTGTTCGAAGACGGACGATGGGTCGTACCGCCGGAGCCGACCGGCCCCCTTCAGCCAACGCCCGGCCTGAATGATCTCGCCACTATCGTCCAAGCAGGAAACCGCGACCTCCAGGAAGGGACGGCCCTGGATTCCGGCCTGATGAGCAAGAGCCAAGAGATTCTTGCGCAGTCCAACCAGTGGCCGATTCCCCACGCACCTGGACCAGGGGTAGACCCGATGCAGGACGGTCCCCGTTGGTACCACGAGAACGTCGATCCAACACTGCAGAACATGTTCAACGCACTGAATACCGATTCGACCGTGATTCACGAGTCTGTGACAGGCCACGGCGCCCAGGAGTTTCTGGACGACATGACGCAACATCAGTGGCAGGATAACGGTCTCGCCGCTGGTGGCCTCTTTGACTGGGTAAGCGCTGATGCCGCGAATGACCCCACCGGTCGCGCAGCGGAAACGGCCCACGCGTTAGCCGAGTACACCAGTCAGTTCGACAACCGGCTACTCAACTTGCCAGGGACCGATAATCTGTCACTCGGTCAGGTCAACCCCGAATTGACGCGAGACTGGTCGCGTGCATTCGCGCCCTATCTCGACGATATGGTCGGTATGAATGTCAGCGGCAATGAAGCCCGCTTCCCGCCTCTTGACGGGATCGACGAACAGCCGCTGAAGACTCGTGCGTTGATGAGCGTTATGTATTCCGACCCAGAAGCATCCGAAGTGATGTTCAGCAGCGCGAATTCGTTCACTGAGCAGTACATCGAAAGAGCGGCGAACTCCATAACGGATTCAGATCCGACCAGTGACAACGCGGCCATGAAGATGGCCGGAAAACTGCAGGGTGCGTTGGACCTTGGTTCATTCGATGAAAAACACGACCTGTTGGGCGATGCTCGGCAGGCCGTACAGGAGTCATACGACCGCC is a window from the Mycolicibacterium litorale genome containing:
- a CDS encoding EspA/EspE family type VII secretion system effector; this translates as MSALDGFYTTWNNARQTFGQGTPQPGTDFDKSPQLATLGAGLDAAAPGSKWSGAAATNYGTANTDHQKVFTQLAELDRKLAQQVDQSAQVVATGRQNLDQVRQWVTDAANSVPPGKQRDMFLMQIANKGLGQLTEVVQKTNAESNTVAQNIAKLGPEFDALTREQKFGNGEKDEKGDVDALGNEKEAEEESPSEQGEADSEALQNGELTPEQRERLVTNTTLTPEQQAALDNGNLTLPPEQMSYLQGYSRAFGDKTPAEVKAIMDKAGPDGSRVADVFQLASNENIKTGLPETQPPSIDGPASGGKHALPDGILKVLDGPAMTQPMSSGVFEDGRWVVPPEPTGPLQPTPGLNDLATIVQAGNRDLQEGTALDSGLMSKSQEILAQSNQWPIPHAPGPGVDPMQDGPRWYHENVDPTLQNMFNALNTDSTVIHESVTGHGAQEFLDDMTQHQWQDNGLAAGGLFDWVSADAANDPTGRAAETAHALAEYTSQFDNRLLNLPGTDNLSLGQVNPELTRDWSRAFAPYLDDMVGMNVSGNEARFPPLDGIDEQPLKTRALMSVMYSDPEASEVMFSSANSFTEQYIERAANSITDSDPTSDNAAMKMAGKLQGALDLGSFDEKHDLLGDARQAVQESYDRRSRLYDLFSGAVGETSTQGGFASLLSPYLKEAVIGAPPDPNAEEPTATPRSDFPIQARLAEALLAQQVGNPDIQQWLNEKLGDKEHFNIPPSKIDPDGYTEYYNKITSYFTGIFGADKLMDNYWETYSSAYLDAHGK